The Mycolicibacterium fluoranthenivorans genomic interval CCCAGATCGCCGACCTGCTGAGCACCGCGGGAATGACCGTCGCGCCGGACGAGGTCGTGACATCGGCACTGCTCACCGCCGAATACGTGCGCGACCGGTATCCGGGGGCGCGATGCTTCCTGGTGAACAGTGGCGATATCGCCGAGGACATGGCGGGCGTGGACATCGTCTACTCGCACGAGTTCTCCGGTCCCACCGCACCGGAGACCCCGGATGTGGTGCTGCTCGGTGGAGCGGGGCCCGAGTACACCCACCTGACCTTGAGCTGGGTCTACGACTGGATGGCCCAGGGGGTGCCGGTGGTGGCGATGCACCGCAGCACCGCGTGGACCACCAGCCACGGCCTGCGGGTGGACACCGGGATGTATCTGATCGGGATGGAGGAGACGTCGGGGCGTAAGGCCACCGCCGTCGGTAAGCCCGCGCCGCAGGGTTTCCTGGCGGCCGCGAACCGGCTCGGGGTGGACCCCGAGGAGATGTACATGGTCGGTGACGACCTCAACAACGATGTGCTCGCCGCCCAGGTGGTCGGCATGACCGGGGTGCTGGTGCGCACCGGAAAGTTCCGGCAGGCCACCTTGGACCGTTGGGCCACAGACGAATTCGCGATGCAGCCGAACCACGTCATCGACTCGGTGGCCGATCTGCCGGCGCTGCTGGGGCTCTAGCCGCCGGCGACCTCGCGCTGCATCTCGCGCACCGCGTCGATGCGTTCCTGCAACTGCTCACGGGTGGCCGCGGCGACCGGCGGTCCGCCCCGGCGGCGGCGCAGCTCGTTGTGGATCCAGCCGTGCGGCCGGCCCGTGCGGTGGTGGAACGCCGACACCAGCACGTTGAGCTCGCGGCGCAGATCGCGCAGCTGGTTGTGGGTGGTGGGGGGCGGCACCGCGCCGGACGCCGTGCGCTTCTGCAGCTGCGCGTCCTGGCGGCGGTTCAGCAGGTCGCGCATCTGGGTGGTGTCGAGCAGGCCGGGGATACCGAGATAGTCGGCCTCCTCGTCGCTGCCCGCCGGAGTGGCGGTGCCGAAGGACGACCCCTCGAAGATCACCTGGTCCAGTTCGGCCTCGGCGCCGAGGTACTCGAACCCCCGGTCCATATCGGACTTCTCGTCCTTGCGCTTCTCGGCGTCGGCGAGCAGCTCGTCGTCGAGCCCGTCGGATTCCCGGTGCGGTTTGCCCAGCACGTGATTGCGCTGCGCCTCCATCTCCGAGGCCAGCTGCAGCAGGTTGGGTACCGAGGGCAGGAAGATGCTGGCCGTCTCGCCGGGCCGGCGGCTACGCACGAACCGGCCGATGGCCTGGGCGAAGAACAGCGGGGTGGACGCACTGGTGGCGTACACGCCGACGGCCAGGCGGGGCACGTCGACGCCCTCGGACACCATGCGGACCGCGACCATCCAGCGGCTGCTGGAGTCGGAGAACTGCGAGATCTTGTTCGAGGCCGTCGGGTCGTCGGACAACACGACGGTCGGTTCCTCACCGGTGAGGGTGGTGAGCAGTTTGGCGTAGGCGCGGGCCGCGGTCTGGTCGGAGGCGATGACCATGGCGCCGGCGTCCGGGACGTGCTGGCGCTTCTGCTGCAGCCGGGTGTCGGCGGCCGCGAGCACCGCGGGCATCCATTCGCCCGCCGGGTTGAGGGCGGTGCGCCAGGCGCGCGCGGTCTGCTCGGCGGTGAGCGGTTCGCCCAGGCGCGCGGCGTGTTCTTCGCCGGCGCTGTCACGCCAGCGGGCCTCACCGGAGTAGGCCATGAAGATCACCGGGCGGACCACGCCGTCGGCGAGTGCATCGGCGTAGCCGTAGACGTGGTCGGCCTGCGAGCGCTGGAATCCGGCGCCGTCGGTCTCGTAGTTGACGAATGGGATGGGGCTGTCATCGCTGCGGAACGGGGTACCGGTCAGGGCCAGCCGGTGGGTGGCGTCGCCGTACGCCTCGCGGATGCCGTCACCCCAGCTCTTCGCGTCTCCGCCGTGATGGATCTCGTCGAAGATGACGAGCGTCTTGTGGTTCTCGGTGCGCACCCGGTGCCGGGTGGGGTGGCTGGCCACCTGGGCGTAGGTGACCGCGATGCCGTGGTAGTCGCTGGAGGTGTGGCCGGCGGAGTTGCTGAATTTGGGGTCGATCGCGATGCCGAGCCGGGCCGCGGCCTGTGACCACTGGGTCTTGAGGTGTTCGGTGGGCACCACCACGACGACCTGCTCGACGGTGCGGTCGCTCAGCAACTCTCCGGCGATGCGCAGGGCGAAGGTGGTCTTGCCGGCGCCCGGGGTCGCGACAGCCAGGAAGTCCTTGGGCTTGGCAGACAGATACTTCACCAATGCCCGGCGTTGCCAGCCCCGCAAAGCCTGGGTGCTGGGTCCCCCGGCGCCGGAATTCGGCACTTCGTACGGCCGCACCCGAGACTCCTATCTGGTCGAAGGGCAGTCTAGGGCAAGGGGTTCCGGGTGCGCATACCCGCAGCACGTGTCGCGGGTGGGCGCGCCGGTCAGACGAAGAAGTTGTCGTTCTTGACGAACCATTCCGCGCGTTCGGCATCGGTCATGTCGGCGAGGGCGCCCATGTTCTCGAAGTAGTGCTCGCGGGGCGCGCCGGGAGCAAAGAGCATCAGCAGCGAGGCGGGCGCGTCGGCGGTGTTGCGGAAGCCGTGGATACCGCCCGGCGGTACATAGAGGAAGTCGTTGACCCCGGCGGTCGACCAGTCGGTGCCGTCGTGGATCTCCACTTCGCCGCCCAGCACGAAGAACGCCTCGCTCATGGCGCGGTGGTAATGCGGGGCGGGGCCGCCGCCGCGGGGGCTGATCTCGACCCGGTACAGGCCGTAGTCGCCGTCGGTCTGCTGTTGATTCGCCAGGTAGTGATACTTGACCAGACCGAAGGCGTCGTAGTCGGCGGGCTGGTCGCCGCGGCGCACCCAGGCGCTCACCTCGGGATCGTCCGCGGTGTAGCGGGGCGGCGGGTAGGGCGGCACGATCAGCGACATCCGGTTCACCCTACGTCGGCCGCACCCCAGCAAACCCACAGTTGCGCGACACAGTCCGTTCAGAGTCGGTGCCTAGCCTCCGGACAGGTGATGACCAGGCGGATGTTCCTGGCGGCCGGGTCCGCCACCGTCGTGGCCTGTGTGTCGGCGCCGCGGGCATCGGCCGCGCTGGACCCGGCGGCGGTGGTGGGACAGAACGGCCGGCGGGTGCCCACCCAGTGGGGGATGGCGCTGCCGGGGATCGCCACATCGTTCGTGCCGAACGGCCGGGAGCTCGCCCTGACCTTCGACGCCTGCCGGGGCGGCTGCGACGACGCCCTGCTGGACACCTTGAGGCGCAACCAGGTTCCCGCCGTGCTGTTCTTCAACGCCAAGTGGATCGACCAGCACCCCGACCGGGCCGCCGAGCTGGCCGCCGACCCGTTGTTCGAGATCGGCAACCACGGCACCAGGCATGTGCCGCTGTCGGTGACCGGCCGTTCCGCCTACGGCATCGCAGGCACCCGCTCGGCGGCCGAGGTGGTCGACGAGGTGTGGGCCAGCCATCAGAAGATCGCCGCGCTGACCGGAAAGCCCCCGACCTGGTTCCGGCCCGGCACGGCGCACTACGACGATGTCGCGGTGGCGATCGTGGCGGAACTCGGTGAGCGGCCGCTGGGGTTCACGGTCAACGGCGACGCCGGGGCGACGCTGCCGGCGGCGAAGGTGCGTGCCACCGTGCTGGGCGCCGCCCCGGGGGCGATCGTCATATCGCATATGAACCACCCGGAGGGCGGGACGGCCGCCGGGTATGCCGCCGCGATCCCGCAGTTACGCGCGGCCGGATGGGAGTTCGTCCCACTGCGTGACCGGGTGGTCCAGTGAATCGGGGTAGGTCACGCCGGTGAGCTCCTCGGATACCGCCCACAGCCGGCGCTGCGTCTCGACGTCATAGGAGTATTCGCTGGACGTCACCACCTTGGGGTGGCCCTTCTGTTCGGCGAAGCCGTCGGGCCCGTAGTACTGACCGCCCAGCGCGCCGGGATCGGTGGCGGCTCGCAGTGTCGGCAGCGCGCCCATCGCGGCTTCCTGGAACAGCACCCGTGCGACCGGGAGCGCCAGCTGTAAGGCGCGCGGCAGGTGTCGCGCGAGTTCGGTGTCGGAGCCGCCCGGGTGCGCGGCCAGCGCCGTGGTGCGCTGTCCGGACAACCGGCGCTGGAGCTCATAGGTGAACATCAGATTGGCCAGCTTGGACTGGCCGTACGCGACGAGCCGGTGGTAGTCGCGCTCCCACTGCAGATCCTCGAACCGGATGGCGCGGGCGAAGCGGTGCCCGATGCTGCTGACCGTCACCACGCGGGAACCGGGCACCGGCAGCAGCCGGTCGAGCAGCAGGCCGGTGAGGGCGAAGTGGCCGAGGTGATTGGTGCCGAACTGCAGCTCGAATCCGTCGGCGGTGGTCTGCTTGGGCGGGGTCATCACCCCGGCGTTGTTGATCAACAGGTCGATGGTGTCGTACGTGCTCTTGAGTTCGCCGGCGGCCTCCCGGACCGAGGCGAGCGAGCCGAGGTCCAGTCGCTGCACCACGACATCGCCGCCGATCCGCTCGGCAGCCGCCCGGCCCTTGTCGAGATCGCGGACGGCGAGTACGACGTGTGCCCCCTTGGCGGCGAGCGCCTTAGCGGTTTCGTACCCGAGGCCGGTGTTGGCCCCGGTGACGACGGCGGTGCGGCCGGTCTGATCGGGAATGTTGGCGGCGGTCCAGTTCGGCATGAGAAACTCCTTGAGAGGGTTAAGCGGAGTGTGTCCTCCGGTTGGTTCCGAATATACGGAACGCACGCCCCGCTTGTTTGTTCCCGGAGGTGGTGGCGATGCGCGCCGATGCGGCCCGTAACCGTGCGCGGGTGCTCGAGGTCGCCTACGAGACCTTCGCGGCCGACGGCCTCGGTGTGCCGATCGATGAGATCGCGCGCCGGGCCGGCGTCGGCGCAGGCACGGTCTACCGGCACTTCCCCGCCAAGGAGGACCTCTACCGGGCCGTGGTCGCCGAACGGATCCGCACCATCGTCGACGAGGCGCGAAGCCTGCTGGGCTCGGGGGATCCGGGCACCGGGTTGTTCGACTTCCTGCGGTCGATGGTGCTGCAGTGGGGTGCCGCCGACCGTGGGCTGGTGGACGCACTGGCCGGTGTGGGCATCGACATCAACTGTGTCGTCCCGGAATCCGAAGGGGAGTTCCTGGCGATCCTCGGCGAGCTGCTGGCCGCCGCGCAACGGGCCGGGTCCGTGCGGGCGGACGTCACCGTGCCCGAGGTGAAGGCGTTGCTGGTGGGTTGCCAGGCCATCCAGGCCTATAACCCCGCGGTTGCCGAACATGCCACCGACGTGGTGCTCGACGGGCTTCGCGCTCAGTGAAGCACCTTGCACTCGCCATGGTCGAGTGCTAAGAACGTAGTTGGCACTCTCGATACGTGAGTGCTAGGTCGGGACGGTGAGGCTAGGGAGCACACCCCAGCCGTCCGTCGCGGGCACTGCGCCCGACCAACAGACGTGCAATTCCCAACCGGAGGAATCACTTCGCAATGGCCAAGACAATTGCGTATGACGAAGAGGCCCGCCGCGGCCTCGAGCGGGGCCTCAACGCCCTCGCCGACGCCGTAAAGGTGACGCTCGGCCCCAAGGGTCGCAACGTCGTCCTGGAGAAGAAGTGGGGCGCCCCCACGATCACCAACGATGGTGTGTCCATCGCCAAGGAGATCGAGCTGGAGGACCCGTACGAGAAGATCGGCGCCGAGCTGGTCAAAGAGGTCGCCAAGAAGACCGATGACGTCGCGGGCGACGGCACCACCACCGCCACCGTGCTGGCCCAGGCCTTGGTTCGCGAAGGTCTGCGCAACGTCGCGGCCGGCGCCAACCCGCTCGGCCTGAAGCGCGGTATCGAGAAGGCTGTCGAGGCTGTCACCGCTCGCCTGCTCTCGACCGCCAAAGAGGTCGAGACCAAGGAGCAGATCGCTGCCACCGCGGGCATCTCCGCCGGTGACCAGTCGATCGGTGACCTGATCGCCGAGGCTCTGGACAAGGTCGGCAACGAGGGTGTCATCACCGTCGAGGAGTCCAACACCTTCGGTCTGCAGCTGGAGCTCACCGAGGGCATGCGCTTCGACAAGGGCTACATCTCGGGTTACTTCGTGACCGACGCGGAGCGTCAGGAAGCGGTCCTCGAGGATCCCTACATCCTGCTGGTCTCGGGCAAGGTGTCGACGGTCAAGGATCTGCTCCCGCTGCTGGAGAAGGTCATCCAGTCCGGCAAGCCGCTGCTGATCATCGCCGAGGACGTCGAGGGCGAGGCCCTGTCGACCCTGGTCGTGAACAAGATCCGTGGCACCTTCAAGTCCGTCGCCGTCAAGGCCCCGGGCTTCGGTGACCGCCGCAAGGCCATGCTGCAGGACATCGCCATCCTCACCGGTGGCCAGGTCATCAGCGAAGAGGTCGGCCTCTCGCTGGAGACCGCCGATGTCGCACTGCTGGGCACCGCCCGCAAGGTCGTCATCACCAAGGACGAGACCACCATCGTCGAGGGCTCGGGCGACTCCGACGCCATCGCCGGCCGGGTGGCCCAGATCCGCGCCGAGATCGAGAACAGCGACTCCGACTACGACCGCGAGAAGCTGCAGGAGCGCCTGGCCAAGCTGGCCGGCGGTGTTGCGGTGATCAAGGCCGGAGCTGCCACCGAGGTGGAGCTCAAGGAGCGCAAGCACCGCATCGAGGACGCCGTCCGCAACGCGAAGGCTGCCGTCGAAGAGGGCATCGTCGCCGGTGGTGGCGTGGCTCTGCTGCAGTCGGCTCCGGCGCTCGACGAGCTCAAGCTCGAGGGTGACGAGGCCACCGGTGCCAACATCGTGCGCGTCGCGCTGTCGGCCCCGCTGAAGCAGATCGCCTTCAACGGTGGTCTGGAGCCGGGCGTCGTCGCCGAGAAGGTGTCGAACCTGCCCGACGGTCACGGCCTGAACGCCGCGACCAACGTGTACGAGGACCTGCTGGCCGCCGGCGTTGCCGACCCGGTCAAGGTCACCCGCTCGGCGCTGCAGAACGCGGCGTCCATCGCGGCGCTGTTCCTCACCACCGAGGCCGTCGTCGCCGACAAGCCGGAGAAGGCCGCCGCACCTGCGGGCGACCCGACCGGTGGCATGGGCGGTATGGACTTCTAAGTCCTTTCACGAGAAAAGCCCCGGTGCGCTCTGCGCGCCGGGGCTTTTTCGTTATCCCCAGTGTGGGATTCATGCACAGGCAGTCGCCGATTCCGGTGCGCAGGACCCACACTCGTCGGGGTGCGCGGCGACTGTTCGCACATGCAACCGTTCATCGGCAGTGTCGAGATCCGCCGGGGTGCGCTCACCCGACGCGGGCTGGCGCGTGACCACGTCGCCCTCTACCGCGATGTGTACGTGCGGCGCGATATCGAGCTGACGGCCCGGATCAGGGCGCAGGCGGCCTGGTTGTCTTCGGGTGCCACTCTGGCGGGTGTCTCTGCCGCGGCGGTGCTCGGCACGAAGTGGCTCAACCCGAACATGCCTGCCGAGATCATCCGCGCGGACAGGCATGCGCAGGCGGGAATTGTCGTACACACCTGGCAGCTCGGCGAGCGAGAGACCTGTCGAGCGGGCGGAGCGGAGTGCACCACACCTGCGCGTACGGCGTTCGATCTGGGTCGGCGGTACGCCGCGCAGGTAGCTGTTCCGGTGCTCGATGCGTTGATGAACGCGACGGGCGTGACACGCGAAGAGGTGGCGGTCGTCATCGACGCCCATCCCGGGTTTCGCGGCGTGGCCAACGTGCGGGCCGTGCTGGATCTCGTGGACGGTGGTGCCGAGTCGCCGCAGGAGAGCAGGCTCCGGCTGCTTCTGGTCGAGGCGGGTCTGCCGCGTCCCGAAACCCAGATCGTGTTTCGCGATCTGCGAATCCGGGTCGACCTGGGGTGGCGCAGGTGGAAGGTGGCCGTCGAATACGACGGCGTCCAGCATTGGTCCGACGCCCGGCAACGCTCCTGGGATATCGACCGGATCGCGCTACTCGAGGATGCTGGTTGGTCGGTGGTGCGCGTCAGCGCCGAGATGATGGCACGTCCGGACGTCATCGCGGCGCGGGTCCGCGCGAAGCTGCGGGCGGCGGGGTGCCCGATCTGAGGAGTGAGTGTGGGTGCTGTGCACGCGAATTCGCATTACTGCGAACGCAGCACCCACACTCGCGCCGATTTCCCTAGATATCGGCCAACGGCGTCGGCTTGAGCGCCAGCGTGGCGGCCACACTGATCACCGCAGTGCCGGCCAGGTACGCGCACGCGATCCACGGTGCACCGCCCGCGGCACCGATCAGGGCGGTGAGGATCAGCGGGGTCAGGCCCGACGCGTACACCCCGGACAGCTGATACACCGTCGACAATCCGGTGTAGCGGATCCGGGCCGGGAACAAGGACGCGTACAGCGTTCCCTGCGCCCCGTAGAACAGGGCGTGGATGACCCCGAACACCACCAGCATGGCCACCGCGTACAGCGCGATGTCCTTGGTGCCGAACAAGGCGAACACCGGGAACACGGCCACCCCATAGGCCGCGATGCCGGTGGCGTAGACGCGTTTGGCGCCGTACCTGTCGGTCAGTAGCCCCGAGACCGGAAGCAACGC includes:
- the groL gene encoding chaperonin GroEL (60 kDa chaperone family; promotes refolding of misfolded polypeptides especially under stressful conditions; forms two stacked rings of heptamers to form a barrel-shaped 14mer; ends can be capped by GroES; misfolded proteins enter the barrel where they are refolded when GroES binds), which encodes MAKTIAYDEEARRGLERGLNALADAVKVTLGPKGRNVVLEKKWGAPTITNDGVSIAKEIELEDPYEKIGAELVKEVAKKTDDVAGDGTTTATVLAQALVREGLRNVAAGANPLGLKRGIEKAVEAVTARLLSTAKEVETKEQIAATAGISAGDQSIGDLIAEALDKVGNEGVITVEESNTFGLQLELTEGMRFDKGYISGYFVTDAERQEAVLEDPYILLVSGKVSTVKDLLPLLEKVIQSGKPLLIIAEDVEGEALSTLVVNKIRGTFKSVAVKAPGFGDRRKAMLQDIAILTGGQVISEEVGLSLETADVALLGTARKVVITKDETTIVEGSGDSDAIAGRVAQIRAEIENSDSDYDREKLQERLAKLAGGVAVIKAGAATEVELKERKHRIEDAVRNAKAAVEEGIVAGGGVALLQSAPALDELKLEGDEATGANIVRVALSAPLKQIAFNGGLEPGVVAEKVSNLPDGHGLNAATNVYEDLLAAGVADPVKVTRSALQNAASIAALFLTTEAVVADKPEKAAAPAGDPTGGMGGMDF
- a CDS encoding endonuclease domain-containing protein; this translates as MQPFIGSVEIRRGALTRRGLARDHVALYRDVYVRRDIELTARIRAQAAWLSSGATLAGVSAAAVLGTKWLNPNMPAEIIRADRHAQAGIVVHTWQLGERETCRAGGAECTTPARTAFDLGRRYAAQVAVPVLDALMNATGVTREEVAVVIDAHPGFRGVANVRAVLDLVDGGAESPQESRLRLLLVEAGLPRPETQIVFRDLRIRVDLGWRRWKVAVEYDGVQHWSDARQRSWDIDRIALLEDAGWSVVRVSAEMMARPDVIAARVRAKLRAAGCPI
- a CDS encoding polysaccharide deacetylase family protein, with the protein product MTRRMFLAAGSATVVACVSAPRASAALDPAAVVGQNGRRVPTQWGMALPGIATSFVPNGRELALTFDACRGGCDDALLDTLRRNQVPAVLFFNAKWIDQHPDRAAELAADPLFEIGNHGTRHVPLSVTGRSAYGIAGTRSAAEVVDEVWASHQKIAALTGKPPTWFRPGTAHYDDVAVAIVAELGERPLGFTVNGDAGATLPAAKVRATVLGAAPGAIVISHMNHPEGGTAAGYAAAIPQLRAAGWEFVPLRDRVVQ
- a CDS encoding HAD-IIA family hydrolase, with the protein product MAIGGVLFDIDGVLVTSWQPIPGAAAALRTLSEHQIARSYLTNTTTRTRTQIADLLSTAGMTVAPDEVVTSALLTAEYVRDRYPGARCFLVNSGDIAEDMAGVDIVYSHEFSGPTAPETPDVVLLGGAGPEYTHLTLSWVYDWMAQGVPVVAMHRSTAWTTSHGLRVDTGMYLIGMEETSGRKATAVGKPAPQGFLAAANRLGVDPEEMYMVGDDLNNDVLAAQVVGMTGVLVRTGKFRQATLDRWATDEFAMQPNHVIDSVADLPALLGL
- a CDS encoding TetR/AcrR family transcriptional regulator, with product MRADAARNRARVLEVAYETFAADGLGVPIDEIARRAGVGAGTVYRHFPAKEDLYRAVVAERIRTIVDEARSLLGSGDPGTGLFDFLRSMVLQWGAADRGLVDALAGVGIDINCVVPESEGEFLAILGELLAAAQRAGSVRADVTVPEVKALLVGCQAIQAYNPAVAEHATDVVLDGLRAQ
- a CDS encoding SDR family NAD(P)-dependent oxidoreductase, which encodes MPNWTAANIPDQTGRTAVVTGANTGLGYETAKALAAKGAHVVLAVRDLDKGRAAAERIGGDVVVQRLDLGSLASVREAAGELKSTYDTIDLLINNAGVMTPPKQTTADGFELQFGTNHLGHFALTGLLLDRLLPVPGSRVVTVSSIGHRFARAIRFEDLQWERDYHRLVAYGQSKLANLMFTYELQRRLSGQRTTALAAHPGGSDTELARHLPRALQLALPVARVLFQEAAMGALPTLRAATDPGALGGQYYGPDGFAEQKGHPKVVTSSEYSYDVETQRRLWAVSEELTGVTYPDSLDHPVTQWDELPSGRA
- a CDS encoding cupin domain-containing protein; the encoded protein is MSLIVPPYPPPRYTADDPEVSAWVRRGDQPADYDAFGLVKYHYLANQQQTDGDYGLYRVEISPRGGGPAPHYHRAMSEAFFVLGGEVEIHDGTDWSTAGVNDFLYVPPGGIHGFRNTADAPASLLMLFAPGAPREHYFENMGALADMTDAERAEWFVKNDNFFV
- a CDS encoding DEAD/DEAH box helicase; translation: MRPYEVPNSGAGGPSTQALRGWQRRALVKYLSAKPKDFLAVATPGAGKTTFALRIAGELLSDRTVEQVVVVVPTEHLKTQWSQAAARLGIAIDPKFSNSAGHTSSDYHGIAVTYAQVASHPTRHRVRTENHKTLVIFDEIHHGGDAKSWGDGIREAYGDATHRLALTGTPFRSDDSPIPFVNYETDGAGFQRSQADHVYGYADALADGVVRPVIFMAYSGEARWRDSAGEEHAARLGEPLTAEQTARAWRTALNPAGEWMPAVLAAADTRLQQKRQHVPDAGAMVIASDQTAARAYAKLLTTLTGEEPTVVLSDDPTASNKISQFSDSSSRWMVAVRMVSEGVDVPRLAVGVYATSASTPLFFAQAIGRFVRSRRPGETASIFLPSVPNLLQLASEMEAQRNHVLGKPHRESDGLDDELLADAEKRKDEKSDMDRGFEYLGAEAELDQVIFEGSSFGTATPAGSDEEADYLGIPGLLDTTQMRDLLNRRQDAQLQKRTASGAVPPPTTHNQLRDLRRELNVLVSAFHHRTGRPHGWIHNELRRRRGGPPVAAATREQLQERIDAVREMQREVAGG